CGCCGGACATCGTGTCGCAATCGCCCGGCCAGTTCGCCAACGCCGACGTGATCTGGGGCGGCCAGGTGGTGGAGGTGCACAACCTGGCCGACCACAGCGAAGTGGAAATCGTGGGCTACCCGCTGGACAGCTCGCAACGTCCCAAGGTGGCCAACCACGGTGGCTGGGGCCGTTTCATCGCCGTGTTGCCGGGCTACGTGGAATCGTTCGATTACCCGACCGGTTCGCTGGTCACCCTCACCGGCCACATCGCCGGCTCGCGTGACGGCAAGGTCGGCGAAGCCAACTACGTCTACCCGCTGGTCAGCGTGGCCCAGTCGCATCGCTGGACCCCCGACGAAATGAACGCCGGCAAGTCGAACGTGAGTTTCGGCGTGGGTGTGGGCGCCGTCATTCACTGAGGGAAATTGGCCGGCTAAACTGCTTTCCCTCGTCCAAAGGATGGAACGATGTCCGGCCAAGCCAATTCACTGAGGGCCATCCTGCTTGCCCTCGGCGCCAATTTCGCCATTTTCGTGAGCAAGCTCGTTGCCGCGTTGATCACCGGCTCGGGCGCCATGCTGGCCGAGGCCGTGCACTCACTGGCCGATTGCGGCAATCAGGGCTTGTTGCTGCTGGGCATGCGCCAGGCGCATCGTCCGGCCTCCGACGAATACCCGCTGGGCTGGGGCCGCGCCCTGTACTTCTGGTCGTTCCTCGTGGCCATACTGCTGTTCAGCGTGGGCGGCATGTTTTCGATCTACGAGGGCATCCACAAGCTCAACCACCCCGAGCCGCTGAAGTGGCCGTGGCTGGCCATCGGTGTGCTGGCCTTCGGCGTGGTGGCCGAATCCATTTCCATGCGCGGCTGCCTGACGGAAGTGAACAAGGCCCGGGACGGCCGCAGCCTGTGGCGCTGGTTCCATGAAACGCGCTCCAGCGAATTGCTGGTGATCTTCGGCGAAGACCTCGCCGCCTTGTTCGGCCTGTGCGTGGCGCTGGTGGCCGTGCTGGCCACGATGATCACCGGTAACCTGCTCTACGACGCCATCGGCACCATCGTCATCGGTGCACTGCTGATGGTGGTGTCCATCGCCGTGGCCAGCGAGGTGAAGGACCTGCTGATTGGCCAGGGCGTGGAACCCAAGCGCCGCGAAGCACTGATCGCCTTCATCAATGCGCGCCCGGAAGTGGATGTGGTGCTCAACCTGATCACCCTGCAGATGGGTCCGGACGTGATGGTGGCGGTGAAGGCGCGCATGGCACCCGCACCTGACCAGAGCTCGCTGATCCAGGCGATCAACAGCGTCGAACACGCCATGAAAACGCAGTTCCCCGATATCCGCTGGAGCTTCTTCGAGCCGGATATCGCTGACTGAAGCCGCCACTGATTTTCTGTAGGAGCGCACTGGTGCGCGACCAGCCAGCGAGGCGTGGAAGCCGCTGCGTTCCGGTCGCGCACCAGTGCGCTCCTGCAGTGGGAACTTCCGTATCAATCCTGCTTCAACTGCAGCAGATCCCACTTGTTGCCATACAGATCCTGGAACACCACCACCGTGCCGTAAGCCTCATCGCGCGGCGCTTCGCAGAAGGTGACGCCAGCGGCGTCCATGCGACGGTAGTCGCGCCAGAAGTCGTCGGTGTGCAGCAGCAGGAACACGCGACCGCCGGTCTGGTCACCCACTCGCGACGATTGCCCGGCGTTGGTGGCCTTGGCCAGCAACAGGCGCGTTTCGCTGGAGCCCGGCGGCGCCACCACCACCCAGCGCTTGCCGCCGCCCATGTCGGTGTCCTCCACCAGGGTGAAGCCGAGTACGCGGGTATACCAGTCGATGGCCTCGTCGTAGTCGGCCACGACGAGGGCGATGCTGCCGATGTATTGCTTCACGTGTGTTTTTCCTCAGGGAGCGGCCACTCGCCCAGCTCCGCCTGCAGCTTCTTGGTGAGCTTGCGGCGGATCAGTCCATAAGCCGTGCGGATGAGCTCGGACAGTTCCTTCGTGGCGAAACGCTGTGGCTCCACCACCTGGATCCAGCGGGCACGGGCGAGATAGGGGGCGGCGATCATACCCGGCTGGTCGCTGAGCTCGAGGAAACGTTCGTCCTCGACCTTGAAGGCCAGCCGGCCTCCGTTCTCGGGCATGACCAGGAACATCTTGCCGCCCACGCTGAAAACCAGCTCGGCGCCCCACTTGATGTCCGTGGTGACGCCCGGCCACGCGGCGCAAAGCCGCTCCGCCTGCCGAGGGGTGATGCCTTTGGACGCAGCTGCCATGGATTTCACCGTCCTTCAACGCCGCCCGATCCGGGAAGGCGCATTCTGCCCCGGCGCGGCGAGCCGTCCCAACCGGATCGGGTCGGAAAGCCGTGCGGTGCGACAAGACGCCACGAAAATCCTTTATGGATAAGACCCTTTGTTCATGTTGCGGTGCACACAATACGGTAAAGTACGGATATGAGCCCAGCCATCGACTACTTGAACAGCCGCCACGCACTGGTTCCCGCGCGGAGCAATGAGCGGTTCGTGCGCCCTCGTCTGGTGGAAGTGGCCAAGCCGAGGGGCGAGCGGGTGCAGGCCCACGATGGTCGCGAGCTGTACCTGCGCGGCATCGAACCCGACGACGTTGCCGCGCTCAAGCGCCAGTTCGCCCGGCTGTCACCGGAGGACATCCGTCGGCGTTTCCTCCATTCCATGGGGGAACTGCCTGATTCGCTGGCTTACCGCCTGACCCACATCGACCCCGCCCTGGAAACGGCCTACGTGCTGATGGACGAGACGGTGCGTCCGGCAGAATTGCGTGGCGTGGGCCGCATCTTCGTGGACCGCTCGGCCAACAACGCCGAGTTCTCGGTGCTGGTGGAGCCGGAATGGACCCGCCAGGGCCTGGGCGCCCTGCTCATGCAGCGTCTGGTGGACGACTGCCGCCGCCGTGGCCTGAGCGAGATCTGGGGCTACGTGCTGCTGGAAAACCGTCCCATGCTGCACCTGTGCAAGGAACTGGGCTTCGTGCGCCGCCTGTCGCCGGACGAACCCGGCACCACGCTGATCTCGCTGCAGCTCTGACCCCTGCTACGGTCGTTTCCCTGTGGAAGCGCACCCTGTGCGCGACTGCACACGGCGACACGGCCGATGCCCCCGAGGGGTTGTTGCGCACACGAGGCGCTCCCACATCGAAAGACATGAAACCGCCCCGGCCCTGTCCGGGGCGGCCGCGTTACACTTGCCCGCTTTCCGGGCGAGGCCGGACGCCACGCCATCGATAGCCGGGTTCGCATGACCAAGTCGATTCCCCACCCTTCCCTGCCCACCAGCCCCAAGCAACGCCGTTACTGGACGTCGCCGCACGGCTCATCGCGCGCCCTGCTGGTCGCCGAAGCCGCACGCACGCACCAGGGCCTGCTGGTGGCCGTCACGCGCGACACCCAGCGGGCAAGCGCACTGGAAGACGAGCTGCGCGTATTCGCGGGCAATCTCCCCGTGCTGCATTTCCCCGACTGGGAAACGCTGCCCTACGACGTGTTCAGCCCGCACCCGGAGATCGTCTCCCAGCGCATCTCCACGCTGTACCAGCTGCCCAACGTGCAGCGCGGCGTGCTGGTGGTGCCCATCGCCACGCTGATGCAGCGCATCGCCCCGCGCAGCCACATCACCGGCGCCGGCCTGGTGGTGAAGAAGGGACAGAAGCTCGACCTTGCCGCCGAACAACGACGCCTGGAAGCCGCCGGCTACCGCAACGTGCCGCAAGTGGGTGAACCGGGTGACTTCGCGGTGCGCGGTGCGTTGATCGACATTTTCCCGATGGGCTCGGTGGAACCGTACCGCATCGAGCTGTTCGACGACGAAGTGGAATCCATCCGCAGCTTCGACCCGGAAACGCAGCTCTCGCAACAGCAGGTGGAGCGCATCGAACTGCTGCCTGCGCGCGAGTTCCCGTTGACCGAGAACGCCGCCAAGGACTTCCGCACGCGCCTGCGCGAACGCTTCCCCATCGACGTGCGTCGCTGTCCGCTCTACCAGGACATGAAGGAAGGCGTGACGCCCGGAGGCATCGAGTACTACCTGCCGATGTTCTTCGAGCAGACCGCCACCTTGTTCGACTATCTCGCCGACAACGCCGTGTTCCTGCTGGGCGAAGGCTCGATGGAATCGGCCGACCAGTTCTGGACACAGACTGGCGAGCGCTACGACCAGCGTGCGCACGACATCGAACGCCCGGTGCTGCCGCCGGCAGAACTCTACCTGCCGCCGGATCTGCTGCGCGAGCAGCTCAACAAACGCCTGCGCGTGGAGCTGGTGGAAAGCGGCCACGAGCACGCCCTGCCCAGCGGCACGCAGCCCGCACCCGAGCTGCCGCTCAACCGCAAGGGCGAGGAACCCGGCACCTCGCTGCGCCATTTCCTGTCGAGCTACCCCGGGCGCGTACTGATCGCCGCGGATTCGGCCGGCCGTCGCGAGGCTCTGATTGAACAGCTCGCCAGCGCCGGCCTCAAGCCGGACACCGTGGACGGCTGGCAGGCATTCATCGGCGGCGCGGACAAGCTGCGCCTGGCCATCACCATCGCCGGTCTCGAGCAGGGCTTCGCGCTCAACGAACCCGCCTTCACCGTACTCACCGAACGCGAACTGTTCGGCGAGCGCGTGCGCACGGAACGCAAGCGTCGCCGTGGCGCGGCGCGCGATCCGGAAAGCATCATCCGTGACCTCACCGAGCTGACCATCGGTGCGCCCATCGTCCACGTCGACCACGGTGTAGGCCGCTACCAGGGCCTGGTCTCCATGGAACTGGGCGGCATGGAGGGCGAGTTCCTCACCATCGAGTACGCCAAGGGCGACAAGCTTTATGTGCCCGTGGCGCAGCTCGGCCTGGTCAGCCGCTACACCGGCACCGCACCCGAACTCGCGCCACTGCACTCGCTGGGCGGCGACGCCTGGGAGCGCGCGCGCCGCAAGGCGGCGGAAAAAGTGCGCGACGTGGCCGCCGAACTGCTGGCCATCTACGCACAGCGCGAGGCGCGTGGCGGCGAGTCCATGCCGATCGACCGCCAGATGGTGGAGGAATTCGGCGCCAGCTTCCCGTTCGAGGAAACACCCGACCAGGAACAGGCCATCGATTCGGTGCTGAAGGATCTGGCCGCGCCGCGCGCCATGGATCGTGTCATCTGCGGCGACGTGGGTTTCGGCAAGACCGAAGTCGCGCTGCGCGCCGCCTTTGCTGCCGCCACGGCGGGCAGGCAAGTGGCCGTGCTGGTGCCCACCACCCTGCTCGCCCAGCAGCACTATCGCAACTTCGCCGACCGTTTCGCCGACTGGCCGGTGAAAGTAGACGTACTTTCTCGCTTCAAGTCGTCCAAGGAAGTGAACGACGCGCTCAAGCGCCTGGGCGAAGGCCAGATCGACGTGATCGTCGGCACGCACAAACTGCTTGCGCCGGAGATCAAGTTCAAGAACCTCGGCCTGGTCATCGTGGACGAAGAGCAGCGCTTTGGCGTGCGCCAGAAGGAACAGCTGAAGAAGCTGCGCGCCGAAGTGGACCTGCTCACCATGACGGCCACGCCGATTCCGCGCACGCTCAACATGGCGATGAGCGGCCTGCGCGATCTATCCCTGATCGCCACGCCGCCGGCACATCGCATGGCCGTGCGCACCTTCATCGCGCAGTGGGAACCGGCGCTGGTCCGCGAGGCGTTCCAGCGCGAGCTGGCGCGTGGCGGCCAGGTCTACTTCCTGCACAACGAGGTGGACACCATCGAACGCGCCGCGCGCGAACTCGAAGAGTTGATCCCCGAAGCCCGTATCGGCGTCGCCCACGGCCAGATGGCCGAGCGCGAACTGGAACGCGTGATGGCGGATTTCCACCGCCAGCGTTTCAACGTGCTGGTGTGCACCACCATCATCGAAACCGGCATCGATATTCCGACCGCCAACACCATCATCATCAACCGCGCCGACCGCTTCGGCCTGGCGCAGTTGCACCAGCTGCGCGGTCGCGTGGGCCGTTCGCACCACCGCGCGTACGCGTACCTGGTGGTGCCGGATCGCAAGGCCATGACGGCCGACGCGGAAAAGCGCCTGGAAGCCATCGCCTCGCTGGAAGAGCTCGGCGCGGGCTTCACCCTGGCCACGCACGACCTTGAGATCCGAGGCGCGGGCGAGCTGTTGGGCGATGAGCAATCCGGCCAGATCCAGGAAATCGGTTTCGGCCTCTAC
The nucleotide sequence above comes from Dyella telluris. Encoded proteins:
- a CDS encoding Slp family lipoprotein; this translates as MNQHLTHILLRGAAAFGLLALAACAPAPIYKPSPTTVVTSPDIVSQSPGQFANADVIWGGQVVEVHNLADHSEVEIVGYPLDSSQRPKVANHGGWGRFIAVLPGYVESFDYPTGSLVTLTGHIAGSRDGKVGEANYVYPLVSVAQSHRWTPDEMNAGKSNVSFGVGVGAVIH
- a CDS encoding cation diffusion facilitator family transporter, with protein sequence MSGQANSLRAILLALGANFAIFVSKLVAALITGSGAMLAEAVHSLADCGNQGLLLLGMRQAHRPASDEYPLGWGRALYFWSFLVAILLFSVGGMFSIYEGIHKLNHPEPLKWPWLAIGVLAFGVVAESISMRGCLTEVNKARDGRSLWRWFHETRSSELLVIFGEDLAALFGLCVALVAVLATMITGNLLYDAIGTIVIGALLMVVSIAVASEVKDLLIGQGVEPKRREALIAFINARPEVDVVLNLITLQMGPDVMVAVKARMAPAPDQSSLIQAINSVEHAMKTQFPDIRWSFFEPDIAD
- a CDS encoding VOC family protein; the protein is MKQYIGSIALVVADYDEAIDWYTRVLGFTLVEDTDMGGGKRWVVVAPPGSSETRLLLAKATNAGQSSRVGDQTGGRVFLLLHTDDFWRDYRRMDAAGVTFCEAPRDEAYGTVVVFQDLYGNKWDLLQLKQD
- a CDS encoding MmcQ/YjbR family DNA-binding protein, with product MAAASKGITPRQAERLCAAWPGVTTDIKWGAELVFSVGGKMFLVMPENGGRLAFKVEDERFLELSDQPGMIAAPYLARARWIQVVEPQRFATKELSELIRTAYGLIRRKLTKKLQAELGEWPLPEEKHT
- a CDS encoding GNAT family N-acetyltransferase, which produces MSPAIDYLNSRHALVPARSNERFVRPRLVEVAKPRGERVQAHDGRELYLRGIEPDDVAALKRQFARLSPEDIRRRFLHSMGELPDSLAYRLTHIDPALETAYVLMDETVRPAELRGVGRIFVDRSANNAEFSVLVEPEWTRQGLGALLMQRLVDDCRRRGLSEIWGYVLLENRPMLHLCKELGFVRRLSPDEPGTTLISLQL
- the mfd gene encoding transcription-repair coupling factor produces the protein MTKSIPHPSLPTSPKQRRYWTSPHGSSRALLVAEAARTHQGLLVAVTRDTQRASALEDELRVFAGNLPVLHFPDWETLPYDVFSPHPEIVSQRISTLYQLPNVQRGVLVVPIATLMQRIAPRSHITGAGLVVKKGQKLDLAAEQRRLEAAGYRNVPQVGEPGDFAVRGALIDIFPMGSVEPYRIELFDDEVESIRSFDPETQLSQQQVERIELLPAREFPLTENAAKDFRTRLRERFPIDVRRCPLYQDMKEGVTPGGIEYYLPMFFEQTATLFDYLADNAVFLLGEGSMESADQFWTQTGERYDQRAHDIERPVLPPAELYLPPDLLREQLNKRLRVELVESGHEHALPSGTQPAPELPLNRKGEEPGTSLRHFLSSYPGRVLIAADSAGRREALIEQLASAGLKPDTVDGWQAFIGGADKLRLAITIAGLEQGFALNEPAFTVLTERELFGERVRTERKRRRGAARDPESIIRDLTELTIGAPIVHVDHGVGRYQGLVSMELGGMEGEFLTIEYAKGDKLYVPVAQLGLVSRYTGTAPELAPLHSLGGDAWERARRKAAEKVRDVAAELLAIYAQREARGGESMPIDRQMVEEFGASFPFEETPDQEQAIDSVLKDLAAPRAMDRVICGDVGFGKTEVALRAAFAAATAGRQVAVLVPTTLLAQQHYRNFADRFADWPVKVDVLSRFKSSKEVNDALKRLGEGQIDVIVGTHKLLAPEIKFKNLGLVIVDEEQRFGVRQKEQLKKLRAEVDLLTMTATPIPRTLNMAMSGLRDLSLIATPPAHRMAVRTFIAQWEPALVREAFQRELARGGQVYFLHNEVDTIERAARELEELIPEARIGVAHGQMAERELERVMADFHRQRFNVLVCTTIIETGIDIPTANTIIINRADRFGLAQLHQLRGRVGRSHHRAYAYLVVPDRKAMTADAEKRLEAIASLEELGAGFTLATHDLEIRGAGELLGDEQSGQIQEIGFGLYTELLERAVRALKSGKLPDFDLSSEHETEVELHLPALIPDDYLPDVHTRLTLYKRIASARNHDHLRDLQVEMIDRFGLLPDAAKQLFAVAQLKLMATPLGIRKLDFGANGGRITFRDKPELDPMAIIRLIQGQPRVYKLDGQDKLKVNLELPGASERIRAAQEVLVQLGARRPG